The DNA region AatctattctattttttatatcatgttaatatattttttttaaatatcgaaTGGTATTATATCAACTTTTAttcactaaaaataaatagaaaaaaaatactaattaacatatttatatgtatattttatttttagaggTTTCTTTCTGATaggttttaaaaattgttgataacaaAGATcgatgtatgtatttttttttttgattgtttttattatttttgtctgtTTGCCTTGAAAAGTTTGACTTGTTTAGAAGTATCGAGGTGtatagtgaaaaataaaatagatagtTTCTTTGAAATTAGTGAGAAAAGTTGACACTTTGCTTTAcacattatcatttattagtttgttgtgaaaaatttttaaatcagcgACTATTACTTTCATTggttttagaaatttttttagaaataaaattagaatattCAGGAATTATTAGTAAAAAAGATAATCTCTTTTTTGtacttcttctttttttatttgctgaaaaaaaattatcaagtcaaGTTTATGTTATTTACATCGATTTACAAACAatgttgaatttgaaaaaaatatttataatgattttttttaggaatAAAATTGGAATATTCAGgagttattgataaaaaagatgcagaaattaatgaaaatgataagaTTGTATTTTCATGTACAAGTGAAAatgatatatcatttttttatccaacaaTTTCAGATAAtgtaagatatatatattattaaattttattgattgattattcgtaatttcgaaaataaatattatcaataattgttatCTTCAGagattgatatttatttttttttttaaaagaatattatGTTGATATGTGAATCcacttgtttaaataatatgaatttatatatgtatatatttttttcttttgtttttgaaaaaggcacaattcaataatattccACGTTCAATTTACGAAATAACAAATGACaatgatacaaaaatattcaaaagaaataaagcAATTTATGGTGACACTGGATTGTATGGTTGTTACGATATAAAAAAtcaggaaaatataaaatctatatttatatgggttaaatgtaaatttattttgactattaacaataatattaaattaacatgtatatttatatttattttataactttcAACTTTTAGCAAAagaacatttttttgttacaaatGAATTGACAATACCAATTATTGCCTATTCTGGTTATTCATTTGTACTTCCCTGTATACCAACGTCCAAAAATTACAATGTTTCATTATACAAAGATTcacaggtaaaaaaattttaaatattaatatctattttgtaaattaattaaatgtattgacttttaaattaagattaaaaaatatcaataaataattattacaagtttcgttatagaaaatttcattggtaaaaaaattaatctatatttatatggtttaattgtaaaacaaaatattgtgtttttctttaaatttctttattgtttcaatattattcatactTATACATTAACTATTTTCAACGTTACATTTATACTATTCTCAATTTTGCTTTGTGGTATTATTGCTCTCATTGTATAATTACCCTCATCATAAATagtaacatttttaattaatataaatgaataatgttgataatttccagtgatatatttatcattatcattactcaataaatatgtattattcAATCGATGATGATACCAGTAAATATCTGGTTTTTTATTAGAATCAATTTTAACAACCCATTGAAGATCGCTTTCCACTTTaagatgaaatttataatattttgttcttAAATGAACATAatcattgatataatttttaacaataatattaattgaattttcctTAATAGCTGTTGGTGTTTGAATGATACATTTGTATTCACCTTCATCATCAAAAgttgcatttattattttcaattcacgTACATCAGTCCAATCATtataaatcgaaaaataatttttatcataagaCTTTGttgacaatatattattattatcatttgatttaatccagtataatttgtaaatagcATTACTATCTTTTTCTAGATCAACCGAACAATTTGCAATAAATGTATCTCCTttcgaaatataatttattgattttgtatttataattggTTTATTTAGTGCAAAtgtttctaaaattaaaaattcaaataattaaattttactgttaatttaaaattatatttttattaaatatacttaCTGATAACATTAACATCATAAGTACATTCTTcagtaatattttcatgtataaTTTTGCATGTAAAATAACCATAATGTTTAATTccttcaacttttttaattgtaaaaccAATTTTACTAtcgtatttaatattttcacctACATTTATTtcctaaaaatattaataaattataatttttttaaaacaaataattacttAGTtagatgaatattaatttgtcattttacTTGGTCATCTTTTGAAAGTGTAACATGATAATCTGGTGATGCTGGTCGACATGGAAGAGTCAATGATTCATTAACTCTGACTTGAATTAATCGTCCATCCtcattgtcaacaaataaactattattagctgtaaataaaatatttatttattgatttttagtcaaatttattaacaagaaaatttatctaaatatttagacttcatttttcataattattgttcttttctatttttattaaaacattaaattctGGAAATAAATACTcttttaaactatttaaattatcgaGATATATATTCAACCGTATTTCTTtatgatagatttttttattatcatatagtTAAATAGAGAAAACAAATGTTAACGAACTCAAAGTCCGCATATATCATagatattatttctatttgtaATATAccggctttttttttcattattcatttcaagaataaaagaaataatgtaGCAAATTAGTGGAacacttaaaaaaacatttaaaaaaaaatgtttgattagttaaaaaaaaaaaaaaacaagacaaatAGCGATTCGTTGAAATGATAGTGATACTCAAGTTTGTCAACGACTttgatttctattttatttctattttatctatatgtaaaaaaatatttttaatacttaccAAAACACTCTGCAATTATCAGTAATACccaaaaaaatacagtcataattgaaataattaaaataaatttattagaaaataattgaaaaaattattatagtagttttaattttacgtTAGTAAATTTTATGTTCCTTCCAGGATTAAAACTATCTAACTGAATTTTTTTGGAAGTTTTTAttcgatatatattataatgaataaaGTAGAGGGGATAAAGTTTGCCATTATATCTAattctaattaaaattaattacaagtgacaaaaaaataaatagagtaTCTAACGATAAAATTCAGCCTAACacttgtttttctattttagttttaaaattcaataaaaaaaaaaaaacatttgtgtaaattaatagataaaaacTATGCTAAATTTATGatcgaatttttattatttatatatatttttttagaataaacaaagtaattaataagtcattattaacaatcggtaaaaaaaaaaaaaattgggtttttcaaaaatataaacttgtttattttttgtatttaaagtaaataatttaaatcttgaaaaacaaatatacagacaaattaaattctaatcgtttaaatgttaaaaaaattcatgaaaaatatttaaaaataaaaaaaaactgaatgtattttgaattattgtaaaatgatttttcgtttattcaattaattatattctttgtaataaatatttacattcatttaatttattattattaattattaaaatgtacaatctgttttttgaagtttttgaACAATTCTCAATACAGCTGCTGGTGTAACACCTGCTATCCTCGTGGCTCCAGCGAccttgttaattttaaatacaaaaaaaaaaataaattggtattaatttataaaaaaatacttctttaatatatacttACAGTTTGTGGTTGAATTGCTACAAGTTTTTCTCTATCTtctgttgaaatatttatcctaaaaataaagaaaacataaataattttcaagataatactaaaaattaatttatcaattttaataaattttttttcttacatttcataattaaaattatctggtatcatcattttttcatgTCTACGAACTTCTTCAACTTCATTATGTTGTTCTCTAATTGCATTTGCATACATTACTTCAAtctaaagcaaaaaaaaaagaaaatgtttaagtaaaatttactaaatcactgtaaaaaaaaaaatatttacctttatTCTTTTAGCTAAAATTGAATCACCACCAAGATCACCAAATTCATCAGGAAGTGCATTAACTATATCTTCAAAAGTACAATCTTCTTGTGTTTGTGTTAAAATAGTAAATGCACTTTTACCTTTAGCaaattttgtttctttaatACCCAATAGTTTCGACCAATTTGTTGtacttttatgtatattttttaatctatatattgcatcatttaatttactttcCAATTCAATTGTACAATTCATTCTTTTTTCTGATACACAACCACTATTAAAACCTTTTTTAGTTAATCTTAAATCGGCATTATCTGGTCTAAGACTAAGACGAAATTCTGCACGACTAGTAAACATTCTATATGGTTCATTTGTACCTTGAGttgttaaatcatcaataagtACACCAATATAACCCTCAGTTCTTCCAATAATTAATGgtggtttatttaatattttagctGCAGCATTTGTACCAGCAATAATACCTTGTGCAGCAGCTTCTTCATAGCCAGTTGTACCATTAATTTGTCCAGCTAAATATaagctattaatttttttagtttctaaTTGATATGTTAATTCACGTGGATCAACATAATCATATGTTACACCATAACCTGGTCTAATAATAACAGCATTTTCAAGaccaattattgaattaacaaGTTCTTGTTGTTTATCAGCTGGTAATGTACATGATAAACCACCAGGATATATTATATCAGAATCAAGTCCTTCTGGTTCAAGCCATATTTGATGAattggatttttaaattttaatattttactttcaATACTTGGACAATAACGTGGTCCAATTATTTCTTCAGTAACATGTAAATTACAATGTAAATTATCACGTattattttagcaactttATCAGTTGTATATGTCATATAACATGGTAATTGATCAGTGGGATTTATccatacatttttattcatttgtgaAAATGGTTCTGGTATATTATCTGGTAATTGTATTGTACATTTTGTaaaatcaattgttgatttttttaaacgtgGTGGTGTACCAGTTTTTAATCTACCCAtacgaaaatttaaattatataatgtatTTGATAATGCAATACTTGGCTCATCACCAATTCTACCAGCTGGATATTTTTCTAatccaatatttatttgtcctTTTAAAAATGTACCAGTTGTTATTACAACTGcattactattaatttttttaccatcttttaatataacaccacaacattttttattttccgatattattaaattatcaacagatGATTCACGtatttcaagatttttcatattaaaaaattcattttgtaaattttttttatataaatcacGATCAATTTGTGCTCTTAAACCCCATACAGCTGGaccttttcttttatttaatattttataatgtacaCCAGATAAATCACATATTCTTGCACATAAACCATCAAGTGCATCAACTTCTCTAACAAGATTACCTTTTCCAATACCACCAAATGATGGATTACATGACATTTCACctgttaaaaataacaaattattaaataatcaataaattttatcatcaaacataaattaaacttaccaattttattttttttatgagttaTAAGAAGAGTTTTAGCTCCCATTCTTGCAGCAGCTGCTGATGCTTCTGTTCCTGCATGTCCACCACCAATTACAATaacatcaaatttatcattgtcaatatttgttgaataatattttggtACAAGTAACTTATTCCTCCAGCTTAATTGTTTTAATCTCGTCAGcaacatttttattgtcataaatacttaatttattttttgtttttaatttgttaaaaatgtctaaataaaaaaaaatatattatatagtttattctttaattattaacaatataaaaatcatgtttttcaatgtgtttatatatttttataaatctcatAGCTTCATGAATTTtaggtaatattaatttatcacaaatatcaattttattattataaaaataatttggatATTTaagttcatttaaaaattcaataataaaattaaaacaattaaaattaattggatgataattatttttattccattttgttaatttattattaagcaatttattattaattatttcatcaaaatatgaATGCCATGATTcttcaaaattatcaaaaacaataCATGATTTCCAGTTATCaaaatcattaacaacaataccacgattatcaaattcatacaattgtttatttgaattaattataccAATAtgtaaatcattatttaattcataatttaaaaatgtaccA from Aphidius gifuensis isolate YNYX2018 linkage group LG5, ASM1490517v1, whole genome shotgun sequence includes:
- the LOC122857285 gene encoding protein MTO1 homolog, mitochondrial, yielding MTIKMLLTRLKQLSWRNKLLVPKYYSTNIDNDKFDVIVIGGGHAGTEASAAAARMGAKTLLITHKKNKIGEMSCNPSFGGIGKGNLVREVDALDGLCARICDLSGVHYKILNKRKGPAVWGLRAQIDRDLYKKNLQNEFFNMKNLEIRESSVDNLIISENKKCCGVILKDGKKINSNAVVITTGTFLKGQINIGLEKYPAGRIGDEPSIALSNTLYNLNFRMGRLKTGTPPRLKKSTIDFTKCTIQLPDNIPEPFSQMNKNVWINPTDQLPCYMTYTTDKVAKIIRDNLHCNLHVTEEIIGPRYCPSIESKILKFKNPIHQIWLEPEGLDSDIIYPGGLSCTLPADKQQELVNSIIGLENAVIIRPGYGVTYDYVDPRELTYQLETKKINSLYLAGQINGTTGYEEAAAQGIIAGTNAAAKILNKPPLIIGRTEGYIGVLIDDLTTQGTNEPYRMFTSRAEFRLSLRPDNADLRLTKKGFNSGCVSEKRMNCTIELESKLNDAIYRLKNIHKSTTNWSKLLGIKETKFAKGKSAFTILTQTQEDCTFEDIVNALPDEFGDLGGDSILAKRIKIEVMYANAIREQHNEVEEVRRHEKMMIPDNFNYEMINISTEDREKLVAIQPQTVAGATRIAGVTPAAVLRIVQKLQKTDCTF
- the LOC122857344 gene encoding MKRN2 opposite strand protein, translated to MSDNYNVICFKHNNKCLSTIFCRNIPNKCPNCLLNLDLTIPPFKLPCPFTNAANNKSCLIIRPSIGTFLNYELNNDLHIGIINSNKQLYEFDNRGIVVNDFDNWKSCIVFDNFEESWHSYFDEIINNKLLNNKLTKWNKNNYHPINFNCFNFIIEFLNELKYPNYFYNNKIDICDKLILPKIHEAMRFIKIYKHIEKHDF